CACGCAGTCGATACCCAGTCGGCCTTTGCTGTTCTTCTTGATGCCAAAATCCTGCTTCAGACGCTCACGCAGCTTTGCCGCCAGCGGATCCTGAATGGTTTTTGCCAGATCGCTGACCTGAATTTGCGTGGGATCGATCTGTCCGCCCGCGCCGCCGGTGGTCACCAGCGGAATTTTATTGCGGCGACACCAGGCCAGCAGCGCGGCTTTTGGCCGCACGCTATCGATGGCGTCAATCACGTAGTCAAACGCCGGTGCCATCAGCTCAGCGGTATTGTCTGGCGTAATAAAATCATCAACGCAAATCACGCGGCATTCCGGGTTAATTTCGCGGATGCGTTCCGCCATCACCTCGGTTTTCGCCTTACCGACGTTATCGCGCAGCGCGTGAATTTGTCGGTTGGTGTTGGTG
The sequence above is drawn from the Duffyella gerundensis genome and encodes:
- the tcdA gene encoding tRNA cyclic N6-threonylcarbamoyladenosine(37) synthase TcdA — translated: MTLISEAWRQRFGGTARLYGQDALQRFADAHICVVGIGGVGSWAAEALARTGIGTLTLIDMDDVCVTNTNRQIHALRDNVGKAKTEVMAERIREINPECRVICVDDFITPDNTAELMAPAFDYVIDAIDSVRPKAALLAWCRRNKIPLVTTGGAGGQIDPTQIQVSDLAKTIQDPLAAKLRERLKQDFGIKKNSKGRLGIDCVFSTEALMYPQPDGSVCASRSTAEGPKRMDCASGFGAATMVTATFGFVAVSHALKKLLARQRAAQA